In one Candidatus Eisenbacteria bacterium genomic region, the following are encoded:
- a CDS encoding MBL fold metallo-hydrolase yields MASLELGPWRAHTLETGTLRLDGGSMFGSVPKPLWSRAHPADERNRIQLSMRCLLLEGHGRRVLVDTGLGDKFSPKLAEIYAVENESGTLERSLAALSLGVEDITDVILTHLHFDHAGGATRAAGGTVVPRLPRALYYAQRRNLENARHPNPRERASYMEENFEPLERAGVLRLWDGPGEPWPGLELFTADGHTRGQQLVRVHGGGVTLYFVADLIPTRSHVRVPFVMGYDVAAIETMQEKRDVLERASRERAWICLEHDPEFALARPEAQADDFGWAEHVAAIPLTASTGS; encoded by the coding sequence ATGGCATCACTCGAGTTGGGACCCTGGCGTGCGCACACGCTGGAGACGGGAACGCTGCGTCTCGACGGCGGATCGATGTTCGGTTCGGTGCCGAAGCCACTGTGGAGCCGCGCGCACCCGGCCGACGAGCGCAATCGCATCCAGCTCTCGATGCGATGCCTGCTGCTCGAGGGACACGGTCGTCGGGTGCTGGTCGACACCGGGCTCGGTGACAAGTTCAGCCCCAAGCTCGCCGAGATCTACGCGGTCGAGAACGAAAGCGGGACGCTCGAGCGCTCGCTGGCCGCGCTCTCGCTCGGAGTCGAGGACATCACGGACGTGATCCTCACGCATCTGCACTTCGATCACGCCGGCGGCGCCACGCGTGCGGCGGGAGGCACCGTGGTTCCGCGACTTCCCCGCGCGCTCTACTACGCGCAACGTCGCAACCTCGAGAACGCCCGGCACCCGAACCCGCGCGAACGCGCCAGCTACATGGAGGAGAACTTCGAACCGCTCGAGCGCGCCGGCGTGCTGCGCCTGTGGGACGGTCCCGGGGAGCCGTGGCCGGGCCTCGAGCTGTTCACCGCCGACGGTCACACGCGCGGTCAGCAGCTGGTGCGCGTGCACGGCGGGGGAGTGACGCTCTACTTCGTGGCCGACCTGATTCCGACCCGCAGCCACGTGCGGGTGCCATTCGTGATGGGCTACGACGTCGCGGCGATCGAGACCATGCAGGAGAAGCGCGATGTGCTCGAACGCGCGAGTCGCGAGCGCGCATGGATTTGTCTCGAGCACGACCCGGAGTTCGCACTCGCACGGCCCGAGGCCCAGGCCGACGACTTCGGCTGGGCCGAGCACGTCGCCGCCATTCCGCTCACCGCTTCCACCGGTTCCTGA
- a CDS encoding DUF4198 domain-containing protein — protein sequence MPLANPARASSAIAALLLAAMVGPWLAVSTAHAHEFWLAPSRYRAAIGETLAVQAWVGTGFRGERKPYAAPRAHRLVMRNERERDLKQVAAHGDLAFVRWVVGDPGGASIGYESDFASVVLEPRPFDAYLETEGLEAARRTRARLGARAGAGRERYARCPKTWVAGTDPARATRPLGLTFEIIPETDPTPDGPLAVRLLFRGRPVADVLVRAWRTELAAAASPRDAATRDSVGPVVAVRTDRSGRARLPIKGSGEWLISGVHMTPCSDRGLADWESWWASLTFARTAP from the coding sequence ATGCCGCTCGCCAATCCAGCTCGCGCATCGTCGGCGATTGCGGCGCTCCTGCTCGCCGCGATGGTCGGTCCCTGGCTCGCGGTCTCGACGGCGCATGCGCACGAGTTCTGGCTGGCGCCGAGTCGCTATCGCGCCGCGATCGGCGAAACGCTCGCGGTCCAGGCGTGGGTCGGCACCGGCTTTCGTGGCGAGCGCAAGCCCTACGCAGCTCCGCGCGCGCATCGGCTCGTGATGCGGAACGAGCGCGAGCGCGATCTCAAGCAGGTCGCCGCCCACGGCGACCTCGCGTTCGTGCGCTGGGTGGTCGGAGACCCGGGCGGCGCCTCGATCGGCTACGAGTCAGACTTCGCCTCGGTGGTGCTGGAGCCACGTCCGTTCGACGCCTACCTCGAGACTGAAGGGCTCGAGGCGGCCCGCCGTACACGGGCGCGCCTCGGCGCGCGTGCCGGCGCAGGCCGCGAGCGCTACGCTCGCTGTCCCAAGACCTGGGTCGCCGGAACCGACCCCGCGCGTGCGACTCGGCCGCTCGGGCTGACCTTCGAGATCATTCCCGAGACGGATCCGACGCCCGACGGGCCGCTCGCGGTTCGACTTCTGTTTCGCGGCCGCCCGGTCGCCGACGTCCTGGTGCGCGCGTGGCGCACCGAACTGGCCGCGGCCGCGTCGCCGCGTGATGCAGCAACGCGCGACTCGGTCGGGCCGGTGGTCGCGGTGCGAACCGACCGCTCAGGTCGCGCCCGGCTGCCGATCAAGGGCTCGGGCGAGTGGCTGATCTCGGGCGTGCACATGACGCCGTGTTCCGACCGCGGTCTCGCCGACTGGGAGAGCTGGTGGGCGTCACTCACGTTCGCGCGCACCGCCCCATGA
- a CDS encoding DedA family protein, which yields MFHSLFASWMQLTRDWGYGGVFLMMAIESTVFPLPSEIVVPPAAYWARQGHFSFWGIVLASTLGSWAGSAVSYWVARRLGRPLILRYGRYVFVPESKWLMAEQWIRRYSAAGVFFARLLPVVRHLVSLPAGAARLPFATFSIMTLLGSAVWSTVLAWFGAQVLGDQPRLLEDPDALVHVLKDKLLWFVAAAAVLFGLYVAVDLIGRKLKREAAGEAELP from the coding sequence ATGTTCCATTCGCTGTTCGCGTCCTGGATGCAGCTCACCCGCGACTGGGGTTACGGCGGCGTCTTCCTTATGATGGCGATCGAGTCGACGGTGTTTCCGTTGCCGAGCGAGATCGTGGTGCCACCGGCAGCCTACTGGGCGCGGCAGGGGCACTTCAGCTTCTGGGGCATCGTGCTCGCCTCGACGCTCGGATCGTGGGCGGGTTCCGCAGTCTCCTACTGGGTCGCGCGCCGGCTCGGGCGGCCGTTGATCCTGCGCTACGGTCGCTACGTGTTCGTGCCCGAATCGAAGTGGCTGATGGCCGAGCAGTGGATTCGTCGCTATTCGGCGGCCGGCGTGTTCTTCGCGCGACTGCTGCCGGTGGTTCGTCACCTGGTGTCGCTGCCGGCCGGAGCGGCCCGGTTGCCGTTCGCGACCTTCTCGATCATGACGCTGCTCGGCTCGGCGGTTTGGAGCACCGTGCTGGCGTGGTTCGGCGCACAGGTGCTCGGAGATCAGCCGCGGCTGCTCGAGGATCCCGACGCGCTCGTGCACGTGCTCAAGGACAAGCTGTTGTGGTTCGTCGCGGCGGCCGCGGTGCTGTTCGGGCTCTATGTCGCGGTCGATCTGATCGGACGCAAGCTGAAGCGTGAAGCCGCGGGTGAGGCTGAACTGCCCTGA
- a CDS encoding HupE/UreJ family protein — translation MKSAATLAALTLIVFSASTAAAHEAPYSYLDLERSSAGVSGRYTAHVFDLAHELGISPPDSLLEPGVAQRLRDSLVVRLAPRFSLETNGATHEFTFGAVRVDADRSGLAFEVGAPIASTAGAATLRALPFPYDPEHELFVTVRAGEAVVLQDILTARRSHAELYATGARGILAVLRTFVPAGIHHIFIGPDHILFVIALLLPGGGLRRLFGIVTAFTLAHSVTLALATFGIVNPPGAIVEPAIALSIVAVGLSNLWRGWRRDPRLEDSSANAGRDPRHLTAFAFGLIHGFGFASVLRDFGLPAQALGTSLLGFNLGVEVGQACIVSVAAPLLMLARRANPRAARVILIVGSIGVTLAGIGWLIERLGALR, via the coding sequence ATGAAGTCAGCGGCGACTCTCGCGGCGCTCACCCTGATCGTCTTCAGCGCCAGCACCGCGGCGGCGCACGAGGCCCCGTACAGCTACCTCGATCTCGAGCGATCGAGCGCGGGCGTCTCGGGTCGCTACACGGCGCACGTCTTCGATCTCGCGCACGAGCTGGGAATCAGTCCGCCCGACTCGCTGCTCGAGCCGGGCGTCGCGCAGCGGCTGCGCGATTCGCTGGTGGTGCGCCTCGCGCCTCGATTCTCGCTCGAGACGAACGGGGCGACTCACGAGTTCACGTTCGGCGCGGTACGCGTCGACGCCGATCGCAGCGGGCTCGCGTTCGAAGTCGGTGCGCCGATCGCTTCGACCGCAGGGGCCGCGACACTGCGAGCACTTCCGTTTCCGTACGACCCCGAACACGAACTGTTCGTCACGGTCCGCGCGGGCGAGGCGGTGGTGTTGCAGGACATCCTCACCGCCCGGCGCTCGCACGCCGAGCTGTACGCGACCGGCGCTCGCGGCATCCTGGCGGTCCTGCGAACCTTCGTGCCGGCCGGCATCCACCACATCTTCATCGGCCCCGATCACATTCTGTTCGTGATCGCATTGCTGCTCCCGGGCGGCGGACTGAGGCGGTTGTTCGGCATCGTGACCGCCTTCACGCTCGCCCACAGCGTGACGCTGGCCCTCGCCACCTTCGGCATCGTGAATCCGCCCGGCGCGATCGTCGAGCCGGCGATCGCGCTCAGCATCGTGGCAGTCGGCCTCTCGAATCTGTGGCGCGGCTGGCGGCGTGACCCTCGACTCGAGGATTCATCGGCTAACGCAGGGCGCGACCCGCGCCACCTGACCGCGTTCGCGTTCGGCCTCATTCACGGCTTCGGCTTCGCGAGCGTGCTGCGCGACTTCGGTCTTCCGGCGCAGGCGCTCGGCACGTCGCTGCTGGGTTTCAATCTCGGGGTCGAAGTCGGTCAGGCGTGCATCGTCTCGGTCGCCGCCCCGCTGCTCATGCTGGCGCGTCGCGCAAATCCGCGCGCGGCGCGCGTCATTCTGATCGTCGGCTCGATCGGTGTGACGCTGGCGGGAATCGGATGGCTGATCGAGCGGCTCGGCGCGCTGCGCTGA
- a CDS encoding DUF4114 domain-containing protein, with amino-acid sequence MRFRPHPAASCALFAIFIAPAAFAASPVTVVFGTSWDPPASSLQNIVDARYGAGNINVQTDYLGHHAGDPDPWFWVDGQVSALLIREVAGNAYRNLLGWYEEPQTLAPPVIDGVNDGVVFDGPANDGSTRFILFDHPTRFGFYMNPNGPYSSGNAPEPELFYSNRYYNDRGPNGSAALHTPLDGDVQALVFDVSAWTRPNTWLVCFEDIDSGPNPTPCCDGTDNDFNDMVFEVVALGATPTLQASFGQLKARYR; translated from the coding sequence ATGCGATTTCGTCCGCACCCCGCGGCGAGCTGTGCGTTGTTCGCGATCTTTATCGCTCCCGCGGCGTTTGCCGCCTCTCCGGTGACGGTCGTGTTCGGAACCTCCTGGGACCCTCCGGCCAGCTCACTCCAGAACATCGTCGACGCACGCTACGGGGCCGGGAACATCAACGTTCAGACCGACTACCTCGGCCACCACGCGGGGGATCCTGACCCGTGGTTCTGGGTCGACGGTCAGGTCTCGGCGCTCCTGATTCGCGAAGTCGCGGGCAACGCCTACCGCAACCTGCTCGGCTGGTACGAGGAACCGCAGACGCTCGCACCGCCCGTCATCGACGGCGTCAACGACGGAGTGGTGTTCGACGGGCCGGCGAACGACGGCTCGACGCGCTTCATCCTCTTCGATCACCCGACGCGATTCGGCTTCTACATGAACCCGAACGGTCCCTACTCATCCGGAAACGCGCCCGAGCCGGAGCTGTTCTACTCGAACCGCTACTACAACGACCGCGGTCCGAACGGCAGCGCCGCTCTGCACACCCCGCTCGACGGTGACGTGCAGGCGCTGGTGTTCGACGTCTCGGCGTGGACGCGCCCGAACACGTGGCTGGTGTGCTTCGAGGACATCGACAGCGGTCCGAATCCGACCCCGTGTTGCGACGGCACCGACAACGACTTCAACGACATGGTGTTCGAAGTCGTAGCGCTCGGCGCCACTCCGACGCTGCAGGCGAGCTTCGGTCAACTGAAGGCGCGCTATCGCTGA
- the lpdA gene encoding dihydrolipoyl dehydrogenase, giving the protein MSDSSFDLVVIGSGPGGYVAAIRAAQLGLKTACIEKYPAPGGTCLNVGCIPSKALLDSSEHYSSAKHAFAAHGIQAQVTLDLPTMLKRKDTVVQELTRGVDGLFKKNKVTRFEGVGRIVSQGEVEVTGTTGAQRIKAQRILIATGSKPIALPGIAYDDRRIVHSTHALSLPEVPKKLIVVGAGAIGLELGSVWMRLGSEVTVLEFMDRAVAGMDKKSGLLLQRALEKQGMKFRFKTSAKSAKVEKNQVRVAIASGDQTSEETCDVLLVAVGRRPYTDGLGAKEAGIRMDEKGRIVVDDHYRTSVAGIWAIGDCTPGPMLAHKAEEEGIAAVENMAGQSGHVAYHCIPNVVYTWPELASVGVTEEEAAERGLAVNIGAFPFIANGRAKAMGEKDGQVKILADAKTDRIVGAHIMGPRASDLIAELAFAMEMGASAEDVARSVHAHPTLPEAVKEAALAVARRAIHI; this is encoded by the coding sequence ATGAGTGACAGCTCGTTCGATCTGGTCGTCATCGGCTCGGGCCCCGGTGGTTACGTCGCCGCGATCCGCGCCGCGCAGCTCGGCCTGAAGACCGCCTGCATCGAGAAGTACCCGGCACCCGGCGGGACGTGCCTCAACGTGGGCTGCATTCCGAGCAAAGCGCTGCTCGACTCGAGCGAGCACTACTCCAGTGCGAAGCACGCGTTCGCCGCGCATGGAATCCAGGCGCAGGTCACGCTCGATCTGCCGACGATGCTGAAGCGCAAGGACACCGTGGTGCAGGAATTGACGCGCGGGGTGGACGGGCTGTTCAAGAAGAACAAGGTGACGCGCTTCGAGGGGGTCGGCCGCATCGTCTCGCAAGGCGAGGTCGAGGTGACGGGAACCACGGGCGCACAGCGAATCAAAGCGCAGCGCATCCTGATCGCGACCGGCAGCAAGCCGATCGCGCTGCCGGGGATCGCGTACGACGATCGCCGCATCGTGCATTCGACGCACGCGCTGTCGCTTCCGGAGGTGCCGAAGAAGCTGATCGTGGTCGGCGCGGGTGCGATCGGGCTCGAGCTGGGTTCGGTGTGGATGCGGCTCGGCTCCGAGGTCACGGTGCTCGAGTTCATGGACCGTGCGGTCGCCGGCATGGACAAGAAGAGCGGGTTGCTGCTTCAGCGAGCGCTCGAGAAGCAGGGCATGAAGTTCCGGTTCAAGACCTCGGCCAAGTCCGCGAAGGTCGAAAAGAACCAGGTGCGGGTCGCGATCGCGTCCGGTGACCAGACCAGCGAGGAGACGTGCGACGTTCTGCTGGTCGCCGTCGGCCGTCGCCCCTACACCGATGGCCTGGGTGCGAAGGAAGCCGGCATCCGGATGGACGAGAAGGGGCGGATCGTCGTGGACGATCACTACCGCACCAGCGTCGCCGGAATCTGGGCGATCGGCGACTGCACGCCGGGCCCGATGCTCGCGCACAAGGCCGAGGAAGAGGGCATCGCGGCGGTCGAGAACATGGCCGGGCAGTCCGGGCACGTGGCCTATCACTGCATTCCGAACGTCGTCTACACGTGGCCGGAGCTGGCGAGTGTCGGCGTGACCGAAGAAGAGGCGGCGGAACGCGGGCTGGCGGTGAACATCGGGGCGTTCCCGTTCATCGCCAACGGTCGCGCCAAGGCGATGGGCGAGAAAGACGGGCAGGTCAAGATCCTCGCCGACGCCAAAACCGACCGGATCGTGGGAGCGCACATCATGGGTCCGCGCGCCAGCGACCTGATCGCCGAGCTCGCGTTCGCGATGGAGATGGGTGCCTCCGCCGAGGACGTCGCGCGTTCGGTGCACGCCCATCCGACGCTTCCCGAGGCGGTCAAGGAGGCGGCCCTCGCGGTCGCCAGGCGGGCGATTCACATCTGA